In Archangium violaceum, the following are encoded in one genomic region:
- a CDS encoding aspartate carbamoyltransferase catalytic subunit, with translation MRHLLGIEGLRRADIEALLDRAEAHLQGGPDASHVLRGRVVANLFFEDSTRTRTSFEMAAHALGARVLNWTAAGSSVSKGETLLDTVRNIEATGPVVLVIRHRSSGAPHLVAKHVRCAVVNAGDGTHEHPSQALLDAFTLRRRWGRLDGRTVVIVGDILHSRVARSNLHCLTALGARVVLCGPPTLLPPGLESLGAEVSTSLDAVLPRADAVMCLRVQTERQTENFFPSAREFSRLFGLNAARAERLKPEALVLHPGPMNRGVEIAPAVADGPRSVILEQVAHGVAVRRAILEEVCR, from the coding sequence ATGAGACACCTGCTGGGAATCGAGGGCCTGCGGCGCGCCGACATCGAGGCGCTGCTGGATCGGGCCGAGGCGCACCTTCAGGGTGGGCCGGATGCCTCGCACGTCCTGCGGGGCAGGGTGGTGGCCAACCTCTTCTTCGAGGACTCCACGCGCACCCGCACCTCCTTCGAGATGGCGGCGCACGCGCTCGGGGCCCGGGTGCTCAACTGGACGGCCGCCGGCTCCTCCGTGTCCAAGGGCGAGACGCTGCTGGACACCGTGCGCAACATCGAGGCCACCGGCCCGGTGGTGCTCGTCATCCGGCACCGCTCCTCGGGAGCGCCGCACCTGGTGGCCAAGCACGTGCGCTGCGCCGTCGTCAACGCCGGGGATGGTACCCACGAGCACCCCTCGCAGGCCCTGCTGGACGCCTTCACCCTGCGCCGCCGCTGGGGCCGCCTGGATGGCCGCACGGTGGTCATCGTCGGCGACATCCTCCACAGCCGCGTGGCCCGCTCCAACCTGCACTGCCTCACCGCGCTGGGCGCCAGGGTGGTGCTGTGCGGCCCGCCCACGCTGCTGCCGCCCGGGCTGGAGTCGCTCGGCGCCGAGGTGTCCACGAGCCTCGACGCGGTGCTGCCCCGCGCGGACGCCGTCATGTGCCTGCGCGTGCAGACGGAGCGGCAGACCGAGAACTTCTTCCCCTCGGCGCGCGAGTTCTCCCGCCTGTTCGGGCTCAACGCCGCCCGCGCCGAGCGGCTCAAGCCGGAGGCGCTCGTCCTGCACCCCGGCCCCATGAATCGCGGGGTGGAGATCGCCCCGGCCGTGGCCGATGGTCCCCGCAGCGTCATCCTGGAGCAGGTGGCGCATGGGGTGGCCGTCCGCCGCGCCATCCTCGAGGAGGTGTGCCGGTGA
- a CDS encoding ribbon-helix-helix domain-containing protein — protein MARKKISTTIYITPEQNDLLKALNQKTKVPVAEYIRQGIDLVLEKYKAQLPGQASFDELEP, from the coding sequence ATGGCCCGAAAGAAGATCAGCACGACCATCTACATCACGCCGGAGCAGAACGATCTGCTCAAGGCGTTGAATCAGAAGACCAAGGTCCCGGTGGCCGAGTACATCCGGCAGGGGATCGATCTCGTGCTGGAGAAGTACAAGGCGCAGCTGCCCGGGCAGGCCTCTTTCGACGAGCTCGAGCCATGA
- a CDS encoding dihydroorotase has protein sequence MSSTILFRRGRVIDPRNGVDGVRDVLVRDGRVTDVSEAPLSVNEPDVQVVEAAGKLVLPGFIDLHVHLREPGEEGKETVLTGCMAAVAGGFTGVVAMPNTKPVNDSVLVTEYVKAKAREARLCHVYLAGAITKGLQGEEMAEMGALVSAGCVCITDDGRPVMNAGLMRRALQYAQLFDLPVMVHEEDLTLSGKGVMNEGRTSTRLGLVGIPPSAEVAMVARDLVLLEETKGRLHVAHVSCEGSVRLIREAKRQGLRVTAEAAPHHFTLDDEAVGAYDTHARMNPPLRTRRDVEALREALADGTIDAIATDHAPHGVLEKQVEFDKAWNGVVGLETALGLTLALVREGVLSLQRAVALLTDGPAKAFGLPGGHLAAGAPADIVVVEPNAEWTVDSARFFSRSRNTPFHGRRLTGRVAQTWVSGRLVFEDGHIKEHR, from the coding sequence GTGAGCTCGACGATCCTCTTCCGCCGCGGACGGGTGATCGATCCCCGCAACGGCGTGGACGGTGTGCGTGACGTGCTGGTGCGTGACGGCCGTGTCACGGACGTCTCCGAGGCCCCCCTGTCGGTGAACGAGCCGGACGTCCAGGTGGTGGAAGCCGCTGGCAAGCTGGTGCTGCCGGGCTTCATCGACCTGCACGTGCACCTGCGCGAGCCGGGCGAGGAGGGCAAGGAGACAGTCCTCACCGGCTGCATGGCGGCGGTGGCGGGCGGCTTCACCGGGGTGGTGGCCATGCCCAACACCAAGCCCGTCAACGACAGCGTGCTCGTCACCGAGTACGTGAAGGCCAAGGCCCGCGAGGCGCGGCTGTGCCACGTGTACCTGGCGGGCGCCATCACCAAGGGCCTCCAGGGCGAGGAGATGGCGGAGATGGGAGCGCTCGTCTCGGCCGGCTGCGTCTGCATCACCGACGACGGCCGCCCGGTGATGAATGCCGGCCTCATGCGCCGCGCCCTCCAGTACGCCCAGCTCTTCGACCTGCCCGTCATGGTGCACGAGGAGGACCTGACCCTCTCCGGCAAGGGCGTGATGAACGAGGGCCGCACCTCCACACGGCTGGGACTCGTTGGCATCCCACCCTCCGCCGAGGTGGCCATGGTGGCGCGCGACCTGGTGCTCCTGGAGGAGACGAAGGGGCGGCTGCACGTCGCCCACGTGTCCTGCGAGGGCAGCGTGCGCCTCATCCGCGAGGCGAAGCGCCAGGGCCTGCGCGTGACGGCCGAGGCCGCCCCCCATCATTTCACGCTGGATGACGAGGCCGTGGGGGCCTATGACACGCACGCCCGAATGAACCCGCCCCTGCGTACCCGCCGCGACGTGGAAGCCCTGCGCGAGGCCCTGGCCGATGGCACCATCGATGCCATCGCCACGGACCACGCGCCCCACGGCGTGCTGGAGAAGCAGGTCGAGTTCGACAAGGCGTGGAACGGGGTGGTGGGGCTGGAGACGGCCCTGGGCCTCACCCTGGCGCTGGTGCGCGAGGGCGTGCTGAGCCTTCAGCGGGCGGTCGCCCTGCTGACGGACGGGCCTGCGAAGGCATTCGGGCTGCCAGGCGGTCATCTGGCGGCTGGAGCCCCGGCGGACATCGTAGTCGTGGAGCCGAACGCGGAGTGGACGGTGGACTCGGCGAGGTTCTTCTCGCGCAGTCGGAACACCCCCTTCCACGGTCGGCGATTGACGGGTCGGGTCGCCCAGACTTGGGTCTCCGGGCGGCTCGTCTTCGAGGACGGTCACATCAAGGAGCACAGGTGA
- the manA gene encoding mannose-6-phosphate isomerase, class I produces MDLLDNVIQPYAWGSRTAIAELLGQPSPSASCQAELWMGAHPGAPSRVRRGSDVRTLLEAIRSAPERELGEAVARRFGQDLPFLLKVLAAETPLSLQTHPSLAQAREGYARENALGVPLSAPHRNYKDANHKPELICALTPFDALCGFRRADETLALLDMLGVGALEPLLAPLRASPDARGIARMFETLMTLPREQRGPLVDAVVAACAVRAEQGSRFAEELRWAVRLGELYPGDPGVIGALLLNLVRLRPGEAIYLSAGNLHAYLRGVGVEIMANSDNVLRGGCTPKHVDVPELLRVLDFRCGPIALVPESSTDGVEFVYPTPTEEFRLSRIQLHPGVSSRPERRGPEILLCTSGAARLSVGGQALALPRGASVFVSAADGAYTLEGDGVVFRATSGV; encoded by the coding sequence ATGGATCTCCTCGACAACGTCATCCAGCCGTACGCCTGGGGTTCTCGGACCGCCATCGCCGAGCTGCTCGGGCAGCCCTCTCCCTCCGCCTCCTGTCAGGCCGAGCTGTGGATGGGCGCCCACCCCGGAGCCCCGTCGCGCGTGCGCCGGGGGTCGGACGTGCGGACGCTGCTGGAGGCCATCCGGTCCGCGCCGGAGCGCGAACTCGGTGAGGCCGTGGCCCGCCGGTTCGGGCAGGACCTGCCCTTCCTGCTCAAGGTGCTCGCCGCGGAGACCCCGCTGTCCCTGCAGACCCACCCGAGCCTCGCCCAGGCGCGCGAGGGTTATGCGCGGGAGAACGCGCTCGGCGTGCCGCTGAGCGCCCCGCACCGCAACTACAAGGACGCCAACCACAAGCCCGAGCTCATCTGCGCGCTGACGCCGTTCGATGCACTCTGTGGGTTCCGCCGCGCGGACGAGACGCTCGCGCTGCTCGACATGCTCGGCGTGGGGGCCCTCGAGCCGCTGCTCGCTCCGCTGCGTGCCTCGCCCGACGCGCGGGGGATCGCGCGCATGTTCGAGACGTTGATGACGCTCCCTCGCGAGCAGCGCGGGCCCCTGGTGGACGCGGTGGTCGCGGCCTGCGCGGTGCGCGCGGAGCAGGGGAGCCGTTTCGCCGAGGAGCTGCGCTGGGCCGTCCGGCTCGGCGAACTCTACCCGGGCGATCCCGGCGTCATCGGCGCGCTGCTGCTCAACCTGGTGCGGCTGCGACCGGGCGAGGCCATCTATCTGTCCGCCGGCAACCTCCACGCGTACCTGCGGGGCGTCGGCGTGGAGATCATGGCCAACTCGGACAACGTGCTGCGGGGCGGGTGCACGCCCAAGCACGTGGACGTCCCGGAGTTGCTCCGCGTGCTGGATTTCCGGTGTGGCCCCATCGCCCTCGTCCCCGAGTCCTCCACGGATGGGGTGGAGTTCGTCTATCCCACGCCCACCGAGGAGTTCCGCCTCTCGCGCATCCAGCTCCACCCCGGGGTGTCCTCGCGGCCGGAGCGGCGGGGGCCGGAGATCCTCCTGTGCACCAGCGGCGCCGCCCGGCTGTCGGTGGGCGGCCAGGCGCTCGCGCTGCCCCGGGGCGCGTCAGTGTTCGTGAGCGCGGCGGATGGCGCCTACACGCTCGAGGGCGACGGGGTCGTCTTCCGCGCGACCTCCGGCGTCTGA
- the lepA gene encoding translation elongation factor 4, which produces MPADNAHIRNFSIIAHIDHGKSTLADRLLDATGTVTKREAQDQFLDNMELERERGITIKAQSVRMNYTANDGQKYVLNLIDTPGHVDFAYEVSRSLAACEGALLVVDASQGVEAQTLANVYMALDHNLEIIPVINKIDLPSADVERTRQEIEDVIGIDGSSAVPASAKEGIGIKDILEAVVKNVPPPAGDPQAPLRALIFDSWYDNYRGVVTLVRVLEGTLKLKQKIKLWSNNKVFEVQELGVFSPFSRPVQQLMAGEVGVLVANVKELQDAKVGDTVTEEARPTDAPFPGFKEVKPMVFSGIFPVDSEQYEGLRDALAKLKLNDAAFTYEPESSTALGFGFRCGYLGLLHMEIVQERLEREYNLSLITTAPSVVYRITDSQGTVLHVDNPAKLPPVQKIAKFEEPVLTCHIHVPNDYLGAVLKLCQDRRGVQKDMKYLGTSGTRVQVTYEMPLAEVVFDFFDKLKSVTRGYASLDYELAGYVEADLVRLDILINGDPVDALSVIVHKERAYQRGREVCQKLKEVIPKQMYEVAIQGAIGAKIISRETISAIRKNVLAKCYGGDISRKRKLLEKQKEGKKRMKQVGSVEIPQEAFLAVLKTEE; this is translated from the coding sequence ATGCCGGCCGACAACGCTCACATCCGCAACTTCTCGATCATCGCGCACATCGACCATGGGAAGTCCACCCTGGCCGACCGCCTGCTGGACGCCACCGGTACGGTGACCAAGCGTGAAGCGCAGGACCAGTTCCTCGACAACATGGAGCTGGAGCGCGAACGGGGCATCACCATCAAGGCCCAGTCGGTGCGGATGAACTACACCGCCAACGACGGCCAGAAGTATGTCCTCAACCTCATCGACACCCCGGGACACGTCGACTTCGCCTACGAGGTGAGCCGCTCGCTCGCTGCGTGCGAGGGCGCTCTCCTGGTGGTCGACGCCTCCCAGGGCGTCGAGGCCCAGACGCTCGCCAACGTCTACATGGCGTTGGATCACAACCTGGAGATCATCCCGGTCATCAACAAGATCGACCTGCCGAGCGCCGACGTGGAGCGCACGCGCCAGGAGATCGAGGACGTGATCGGCATCGATGGCTCCAGCGCCGTGCCGGCCTCCGCCAAGGAGGGCATCGGCATCAAGGACATCCTCGAGGCGGTGGTGAAGAACGTCCCGCCCCCCGCGGGTGATCCCCAGGCGCCGCTCCGGGCCCTCATCTTCGACAGCTGGTACGACAACTACCGCGGCGTCGTGACGCTGGTGCGCGTGCTCGAGGGCACGCTCAAGCTCAAGCAGAAGATCAAGCTGTGGAGCAACAACAAGGTCTTCGAGGTCCAGGAGCTGGGCGTCTTCAGTCCGTTCTCCCGCCCCGTGCAGCAGCTCATGGCTGGCGAGGTGGGCGTGCTGGTGGCCAACGTCAAGGAGCTCCAGGACGCCAAGGTGGGTGACACCGTGACGGAGGAGGCTCGCCCCACGGACGCTCCCTTCCCGGGCTTCAAGGAAGTGAAGCCCATGGTGTTCTCCGGCATCTTCCCGGTGGACTCCGAGCAGTACGAGGGCCTGCGCGACGCGCTCGCCAAGCTCAAGCTCAACGACGCGGCCTTCACCTACGAGCCCGAGTCCTCCACGGCGCTCGGCTTCGGCTTCCGCTGCGGCTACCTGGGCCTCCTGCACATGGAGATCGTCCAGGAGCGCCTGGAGCGCGAGTACAACCTCTCGCTCATCACCACGGCGCCCTCGGTGGTGTACCGCATCACCGACTCCCAGGGCACGGTGCTGCACGTGGACAACCCGGCCAAGCTGCCGCCGGTGCAGAAGATCGCCAAGTTCGAGGAGCCCGTCCTCACCTGCCACATCCACGTGCCCAACGACTACCTGGGTGCGGTGCTCAAGCTGTGCCAGGACCGGCGCGGCGTTCAGAAGGACATGAAGTACCTGGGCACCAGCGGCACGCGCGTGCAGGTGACGTACGAGATGCCGCTCGCCGAGGTCGTCTTCGACTTCTTCGACAAGCTCAAGAGCGTCACGCGCGGCTACGCCAGCCTCGACTACGAGCTGGCCGGCTACGTGGAGGCGGACCTCGTGCGTCTGGACATCCTCATCAACGGCGATCCGGTGGACGCGCTCAGCGTCATCGTCCACAAGGAGCGCGCCTACCAGCGCGGCCGCGAGGTGTGCCAGAAGCTCAAGGAGGTCATCCCGAAGCAGATGTACGAGGTGGCCATCCAGGGCGCCATCGGCGCGAAGATCATCTCGCGCGAGACGATCTCCGCCATCCGCAAGAACGTGCTCGCCAAGTGCTACGGCGGTGACATCAGCCGCAAGCGCAAGCTCCTCGAGAAGCAGAAGGAGGGCAAGAAGCGCATGAAGCAGGTGGGCTCGGTGGAAATCCCGCAGGAAGCGTTCCTCGCGGTCCTGAAGACGGAGGAGTAG
- a CDS encoding SPOR domain-containing protein has product MRDAHRMKEKFDVSLDNRQIVSLLIAGIIVMGAVFVLGVVVGKQLAGNAQAAAAPDLLSALDANAQALQQAREAESPLTFQDELTKRSGSEPAPSNSKPGTVTVAIPPPAPKPKPAEEPKVADASPAGAVDPSDASEPAPSPTDDDYAPAPGTATAKPEAPKAAEPKPATPKPAETKVADSKPAPSPGKVEPAPVPTRTTAPGSGLKEAIARAAQKPTEAVPGGAFTLQISAFQNRPEAERFAAKLRDRGYAPYIVSAEVPNKGTWYRVRMGSFPSKDAASRYLADFKRETQLQAFVAGN; this is encoded by the coding sequence ATGCGCGATGCCCACCGGATGAAAGAGAAGTTCGACGTCTCGCTCGACAACCGGCAGATCGTCAGCCTGTTGATCGCGGGGATCATCGTGATGGGAGCCGTGTTCGTGCTCGGCGTCGTGGTGGGCAAGCAGCTCGCCGGCAACGCCCAGGCCGCCGCCGCACCGGATCTCCTGTCCGCGCTCGACGCCAACGCTCAGGCCCTTCAGCAGGCCCGCGAGGCCGAGTCCCCGCTCACCTTCCAGGACGAGCTCACCAAGAGGAGCGGCTCCGAGCCCGCGCCCTCCAACTCCAAGCCCGGCACCGTCACGGTCGCCATCCCTCCGCCGGCTCCCAAGCCCAAGCCCGCCGAGGAGCCGAAGGTGGCCGACGCCAGTCCCGCCGGGGCCGTCGACCCCTCGGACGCCTCCGAGCCCGCCCCCAGCCCCACGGATGACGACTACGCGCCCGCGCCTGGCACCGCCACCGCGAAGCCCGAGGCGCCCAAGGCCGCCGAGCCCAAGCCGGCCACTCCCAAGCCCGCCGAGACCAAGGTGGCCGACAGCAAGCCCGCTCCCTCTCCTGGCAAGGTGGAGCCCGCTCCCGTGCCGACCCGCACCACGGCCCCGGGCAGCGGCTTGAAGGAGGCCATCGCCCGCGCCGCCCAGAAGCCCACCGAGGCCGTCCCGGGCGGTGCCTTCACCCTGCAGATCTCCGCCTTCCAGAACCGTCCGGAGGCCGAGCGTTTCGCCGCGAAGCTGCGTGATCGGGGTTACGCGCCGTACATCGTCTCCGCCGAGGTCCCCAACAAGGGCACCTGGTACCGCGTCCGCATGGGCAGCTTCCCCTCCAAGGATGCCGCGTCCCGCTATCTGGCCGACTTCAAGCGCGAGACCCAGCTCCAGGCGTTCGTGGCCGGCAACTAG
- the lepB gene encoding signal peptidase I, translated as MSTTATTTPPGGLEASMAARRTPEQLKASRALLWRELLTSLWAPLVILGLAFVPYIILIEFVPAAAAWAQPLMQYLALAMLVYFLGLIGWRLVSPKERQLRHLRHEARELIGEIARIHKRVPGKIPAEASSKLAEQAMQVEAASLAGDVSRLEKETAALDALATQQLGAYRKQSAWDFFSGFAKALAIAVIIRVFIIEPYRIPSGSMLPTLEIGDQVFINKFIYGVRLPFTNYVPFQIVRPPARGDVIVFNNPVRPELDFIKRVIGVPGDKVELIDNVVYINGVAQQRTLAKEDLLVHNKGDNGPWFPQRMFLFHENLDGRVHSVLQDGPTPRTHTEGPYVVPAGQVFVMGDNRDNSLDSRYGLGEPGRGVEFVPYGHIKGKAMVIWLALGYGGWFSNFFEGTGLRTDRLFEPVR; from the coding sequence ATGTCCACCACCGCGACCACGACTCCGCCGGGAGGCCTCGAGGCCAGCATGGCCGCCCGCCGGACGCCGGAGCAGCTCAAGGCCAGCCGCGCCCTGTTGTGGCGCGAGCTGCTCACCAGCCTGTGGGCGCCCCTGGTCATCCTGGGGCTGGCCTTCGTCCCCTACATCATCCTCATCGAGTTCGTCCCGGCCGCCGCCGCGTGGGCCCAGCCGCTCATGCAGTACCTGGCCCTGGCGATGCTCGTGTACTTCCTGGGGCTGATCGGCTGGCGCCTGGTGTCTCCCAAGGAGCGGCAGCTGCGCCACCTGCGGCACGAGGCGCGCGAGCTCATCGGGGAGATCGCCCGCATCCACAAGCGGGTGCCCGGGAAGATCCCCGCCGAGGCGTCCAGCAAGCTGGCCGAGCAGGCCATGCAGGTGGAGGCCGCCTCGCTGGCCGGAGACGTCTCGCGGCTGGAGAAGGAGACGGCGGCGCTCGACGCGCTGGCCACCCAGCAGCTGGGGGCGTACCGCAAGCAGAGCGCCTGGGACTTCTTCTCCGGCTTCGCCAAGGCGCTGGCCATCGCGGTCATCATCCGCGTCTTCATCATCGAGCCGTACCGGATTCCGTCCGGCTCCATGCTGCCCACGCTGGAGATCGGCGATCAGGTCTTCATCAACAAGTTCATCTACGGGGTGCGGCTGCCCTTCACCAACTACGTGCCATTCCAGATCGTCCGCCCGCCGGCACGTGGCGATGTGATCGTCTTCAACAACCCCGTGCGCCCCGAGCTGGACTTCATCAAGCGCGTCATCGGCGTCCCCGGGGACAAGGTGGAGCTGATCGACAACGTCGTCTACATCAACGGCGTGGCCCAGCAGCGCACGCTGGCGAAGGAGGACCTGCTCGTCCACAACAAGGGCGACAACGGTCCCTGGTTCCCCCAGCGCATGTTCCTGTTCCATGAAAACCTGGATGGGAGGGTGCACTCGGTGCTGCAGGACGGGCCCACGCCCCGCACGCACACCGAGGGACCCTACGTCGTCCCCGCGGGCCAGGTCTTCGTGATGGGCGACAACCGGGACAACAGCCTGGACAGCCGCTACGGCCTGGGTGAGCCCGGCCGGGGCGTGGAGTTCGTCCCCTACGGCCACATCAAGGGCAAGGCCATGGTCATCTGGCTGGCGCTCGGGTACGGGGGTTGGTTCAGCAACTTCTTCGAGGGGACCGGGCTGCGCACCGACCGCCTCTTCGAGCCCGTGCGTTGA
- the carA gene encoding glutamine-hydrolyzing carbamoyl-phosphate synthase small subunit: MKRAVLALADGTTFEGRALGAAGETVGEVVFNTSMMGYQEILTDPSYVGQIVTMSYPEMGNVGANPGDEEAPKPHAVGMVVRNATAQQSNWRAQESLDAYLKRHGITGIEGIDTRRLVRHVRTHGAQMGVISSEGHTPASLVERARAARGMEGQDLATGVSTKESYLFTTPTPNLLGEAPRPAPELRFDVVAYDYGLKRSMLHFLVDVGCRVKVVPAGTTAEEVLANKPHGVFLANGPGDPAAVKGADKVVASLLGKVPVFGICLGHQILALALGGRTYKMKFGHRGANQPVKDLTTGKVEITSQNHGFAVDDASVKGKAVVSHINLNDGTVEGLVVPDARAFSVQYHPEASPGPHDARYLFARFAKLMAGE; the protein is encoded by the coding sequence ATGAAGCGGGCAGTGCTCGCGCTGGCGGATGGCACCACCTTCGAGGGTCGCGCTCTCGGGGCGGCCGGTGAAACGGTCGGAGAGGTGGTCTTCAACACGTCGATGATGGGCTACCAGGAGATCCTCACGGATCCCTCCTACGTCGGCCAGATCGTCACCATGTCGTATCCCGAGATGGGGAACGTCGGGGCCAACCCCGGTGACGAGGAAGCGCCGAAGCCCCACGCCGTGGGCATGGTGGTGCGCAACGCCACGGCCCAGCAGTCCAACTGGCGCGCCCAGGAGTCGCTCGACGCGTACCTGAAGCGCCATGGGATTACGGGCATCGAGGGCATCGACACCCGCCGCCTGGTGCGCCACGTGCGCACCCACGGCGCGCAGATGGGGGTCATCTCCAGCGAGGGCCACACTCCGGCCTCGCTGGTGGAGCGCGCCCGCGCCGCCCGGGGCATGGAGGGGCAGGATCTCGCCACCGGCGTGTCCACGAAGGAGTCCTACCTCTTCACCACGCCCACGCCCAACCTGCTCGGCGAGGCCCCGCGCCCCGCGCCCGAGCTGCGCTTCGACGTGGTGGCCTACGACTACGGCCTCAAGCGCTCCATGCTCCACTTCCTGGTGGACGTGGGCTGCCGCGTGAAGGTGGTCCCCGCCGGGACGACGGCCGAAGAGGTGCTGGCCAACAAGCCCCACGGCGTGTTCCTCGCCAACGGCCCGGGAGACCCCGCGGCGGTGAAGGGCGCGGACAAGGTGGTGGCCTCGCTGCTGGGCAAGGTGCCGGTGTTCGGCATCTGCCTGGGACACCAGATCCTCGCACTGGCGCTGGGCGGCCGGACGTACAAGATGAAGTTCGGCCACCGGGGCGCCAACCAGCCGGTCAAGGACCTGACCACCGGCAAGGTGGAGATCACCTCGCAGAACCACGGCTTCGCGGTGGATGATGCGAGCGTGAAGGGCAAGGCCGTGGTGAGCCACATCAACCTCAATGACGGCACCGTGGAGGGCCTGGTCGTCCCCGACGCCCGCGCCTTCAGTGTGCAGTACCACCCGGAAGCCTCGCCCGGGCCGCATGACGCCCGGTACCTCTTCGCGCGTTTCGCGAAGCTGATGGCCGGAGAGTAG
- a CDS encoding NAD-dependent epimerase/dehydratase family protein, protein MKVLVTGGAGFIGSHVCDAFVRAGHEVIALDNLSSGKKENLDPRVRLEVMDIRSPEAAGLIRAERPQVLCHLAAQMDVRRSVEDPRFDADANILGFLNLLEASRVSGVQKVVFSSTGGAIYGEQDVFPAPENHPTRPVSPYGVSKAAGEIYLGYYKAQYGMKYAALRYANVYGPRQNPHGEAGVVSIFCQRLLGGKDCTIYGEGKQTRDFVYVEDVARANLLAVEKDVVGPVNIGTGVETDINRLYTLLAQAAGVDKPAVLAPGRPGEQMRSCVDNSLARRVLGWQPSVELPEGLRRTLAFFREHTTR, encoded by the coding sequence GTGAAAGTCCTCGTGACTGGTGGGGCGGGTTTCATCGGCTCGCACGTGTGTGACGCGTTCGTGCGCGCGGGCCATGAGGTCATCGCGCTGGACAACCTGTCGAGCGGGAAGAAGGAGAACCTGGACCCCAGGGTGCGCCTGGAGGTCATGGACATCCGCAGCCCGGAGGCCGCGGGCCTCATCCGGGCCGAGCGCCCGCAGGTGCTCTGCCACCTGGCGGCGCAGATGGACGTGCGCCGCAGCGTGGAGGATCCGCGCTTCGACGCGGACGCCAACATCCTCGGGTTCCTCAACCTGCTGGAGGCCTCGCGCGTCTCGGGTGTTCAGAAGGTGGTGTTCAGCTCGACCGGTGGGGCCATCTACGGCGAGCAGGACGTCTTCCCCGCCCCGGAGAACCACCCGACGCGGCCCGTGTCGCCCTATGGCGTCTCCAAGGCCGCTGGCGAAATCTACCTCGGCTACTACAAGGCCCAGTACGGGATGAAGTACGCCGCCCTGCGTTACGCCAATGTGTACGGCCCGCGGCAGAACCCGCACGGCGAGGCCGGCGTGGTGTCCATCTTCTGCCAGCGCCTGCTGGGCGGGAAGGACTGCACCATCTACGGCGAGGGCAAGCAGACGCGCGACTTCGTCTACGTGGAGGACGTGGCCCGCGCCAACCTGCTGGCGGTGGAGAAGGACGTGGTGGGCCCGGTGAACATCGGCACCGGCGTGGAGACGGACATCAACCGGCTCTACACCCTGCTGGCCCAGGCGGCGGGCGTGGACAAGCCGGCCGTGCTCGCTCCCGGCAGGCCGGGCGAGCAGATGCGCTCCTGTGTGGACAACTCCCTGGCGCGCCGGGTGCTGGGCTGGCAGCCGTCCGTGGAGCTCCCCGAGGGCCTCCGTCGCACCCTGGCCTTCTTCCGCGAGCACACCACCCGCTAG
- a CDS encoding UDP-glucuronic acid decarboxylase family protein, with protein sequence MKGQRVVVLGGAGFLGSHLCERLLDDGAAGVVSVDNYLTGSERNVEHLRGRPGFEVVSQDITEGLSVDGPVHYVFNMASPASPIDYAKLPLETMRVGSIGTENGLRLAQAKGAVFLQASTSEIYGDPLVHPQREDYWGNVNSIGPRACYDEAKRYGEALVMVFARSYGVQTRIVRIFNTYGPRMRLNDGRVVPAFVGQALRGEDFTVFGDGTQTRSFCYVRDLVDGLVRLALSDVTDPVNIGNPREMTMLEFAEAVRAAAGGGGRIIHKPLPKDDPKQRKPDITRARQLLGWEPRVPLEEGLRETIAWFRSVAARGSTP encoded by the coding sequence ATGAAGGGTCAGCGGGTGGTGGTGCTGGGCGGAGCGGGCTTCCTGGGCTCGCACCTGTGCGAGCGGCTGCTGGACGACGGCGCGGCCGGGGTCGTGTCGGTGGACAACTATCTCACCGGCTCCGAGCGGAACGTGGAGCACCTGCGGGGCCGTCCGGGCTTCGAGGTGGTGAGCCAGGACATCACCGAGGGGCTCTCGGTGGACGGGCCGGTGCACTACGTCTTCAACATGGCCTCGCCGGCCTCGCCCATCGACTACGCGAAGCTGCCGCTGGAGACGATGCGGGTGGGCTCCATCGGCACGGAGAACGGGCTGCGGCTGGCCCAGGCCAAGGGCGCGGTGTTCCTCCAGGCCTCCACGTCGGAGATCTACGGCGATCCGCTGGTGCACCCGCAGCGCGAGGACTACTGGGGCAACGTGAACTCCATCGGTCCGCGCGCCTGCTACGACGAGGCCAAGCGCTACGGTGAGGCGCTCGTCATGGTGTTCGCGCGCTCGTACGGTGTGCAGACGCGCATCGTCCGCATCTTCAACACCTACGGGCCGCGCATGCGCCTCAACGACGGGCGCGTGGTGCCCGCCTTCGTGGGCCAGGCGCTGCGCGGCGAGGACTTCACCGTCTTCGGCGACGGCACCCAGACGCGCTCCTTCTGCTACGTGAGGGATCTCGTCGACGGGCTGGTGCGGCTGGCCCTGTCGGACGTCACCGACCCGGTCAACATCGGCAACCCCCGCGAGATGACGATGCTCGAGTTCGCCGAGGCGGTGCGCGCCGCGGCGGGTGGGGGAGGGCGGATCATCCACAAGCCGCTGCCCAAGGACGACCCCAAGCAGCGCAAGCCGGACATCACCCGGGCTCGTCAGCTGCTCGGGTGGGAGCCGCGAGTACCCCTGGAAGAGGGCTTGCGGGAGACAATTGCCTGGTTCCGATCGGTTGCCGCTCGGGGCTCCACCCCCTAA